taacactcaaacacacacacacacacacacacacacacacacacacacacacacacacacacacacacacacacacacgacagacagacagacagacagacagacagacaacactcaacacacacacacacacacacacacacacacacacacacacacacacacacaataacactcaaatacacatacacatagagaaacagacagacataaatgtATATACATATCACAGATGGATTTTTACaataaagggagagatgaacagatagaaaaggcgagagagattgtgaaaccagagggagaggggaagagaaaggaaagaggggaatggaagggaagggagtgagggaaagatgaggggagagggtgactGGGCCAGCAGGGAAACTCAATTATTTAAAAGCTTTTGGTATACAATCGTAGgatagtgtgttttttttgtcctgtgtgtgtgtgtgtgtgtgtgtgtgcgtgtacatgtATGTGAACGTGTATGCACTAGCTAATGGAAAACAAAACCGAggcacatgaaaaataaaaccacaacATAAATTTGGGATGGAaaataaactacaaaaaaatCTGAGGATAAAAGGTAAAGGTAGAACacagtaaaggagaaaagagacacaAGTTACAAGAAGGTCAGTGTTTATAGAGTGAAATTCCCCATGAaagtctgtctctgtgtttacGATCACTCAGTAGCGTGGATGACAGAGGCAGGTGcaataaacaagaataacagtgagaaatgaaataaggaataggtcaaggcagcgagagagagagagagagagagagagagagagagagagagagagagagagagagagagagagagagagagagagagataatatatttttccttcatattttgttattcattttcctttcgttttgttttactttattacgtatgtttttatttatttattttcatttttcattcatgtcttgtatttgttgtatttctgttcatattctttttattcttttattttttttgtattatttgtattatactTGCGGTTGTATGTTTcaccttttgttttttatttctgtattatGATCATCGTTGGTGTATTTTTAaactgtttgttttttattctctctctccgttttttttttattctattttcagcaatttttttttcatgcttgaCCTTAAACTTacttcattccttttattataCATAcagatatacatttttttctatcgaTTCTTACGTTATCTTACTGCCATTATATACGTACTTATACTTTTCTACCATTATAAGAAGGAGCCGAAGTGACAAACATTGGGAACCGAACTACAAGTGACAACATAAGAGTGGGAGGCGAAGACAAGATTTACTCCACGACCACTACTTGGATACTAACTTCACCTACTCACCAATTCTCGCTTCATTTTAACGGTAACTTAATTCTCCACCTCATTCACGTAGTTTACATTTTACCTGACTAATACTTTTCAGGCACAGCGCGTCACGTTCTCAGGCGTGGCGGCGTGTCTCTTATTATTTACCTCGCCTTGTCTCACCTGCTCACCTTGCGTCAACGATAGATTCATTTATAGATAACCACAGCGATAAGGTGATAAATGGCATGTAAATTATATGTTTTTTGAGTGGTGGCAGAGGAGCAGGGGTGTCCGAACGTTGGTGTACCGAAAACAAATCTTGATTGTTTAAACTCTTTACTTATAGATTTGTTTAggctcttcagtgccatgacgcgtttccatattcattttgcttactatttggtggttttatacagcttcagaaacttagtgggggattgaaatagtgaagactggccattaatattctgacccctatagaccctttctgatgtgaataaaatggtctaatcgtacacaaatctcaaggtaaaatgtctcccagtactgaagtggtttgCCTCACGTGAGCTTATTGAAGGAAAGTataatactggaaaaaaaaaaactatattcgTTGTTTAAGTTAGCGGTGGTGTCTCTAATTCACACCGCATTTTGTTAATATTTACGAGAACTCACATTATTCTGCTTTGTGGTTTACTTTGCCTGTTTACAAATGGACTAATTATTACCTTCACTCTAATTATGTGTTTGTGAATGTGCCAATCAGGTGTGAATATTCAGgctttttcatgtatatatgtatgtatatttctgATCTCTTGTCTTCATCGAGTGAAGGGGAAGCtttagacggagagagagaaaaataaaacaaaatgacagatagacagacaaacagacagacagatactaTACATGTGCCTATTgacatacagacaaaaaaagtaaaagatatgcagacagacagacaaacatacatacatacatacagacagacagatagacaaagaaagaaatacagtctgacaaagaaagaaacaaacaaacaaagaagcaaacagaaaacgaagacagacagagagagagaaaggaagaaatagaagctgacggacacacacacacacacacacacacacacacacacacacacacacacacacacacacacacacacacacacacacacacacacacacacacacacacacacacacacacgaggagatataaggtaaaaagagacaaaataataccaacacacacaaacacagacaacaaatacataaagaatAATATCTAGGTGTCTGTTCACTTATTCCTCAGTATTGCCAAGTGAAAGTAAAAAGcttagagtggtggtggtggtggtggtggtggtggtggtggtggtggtggtggtggtggtggtggtggtggtgatggtggtggtcttaatGGAGTGGTGAGTGTTGGTTTGTGTAGGCacgtgagaaagagagataggtggagagagggatgagagggagaaatgaatgcgaatatctctctctctctctctctctctctctctctctctctctctctctctctctctctctctctctctctaccgggccttaagagaaaagaaaaatgcgtgTATTGCAAGATAACGAACTAAATCTCCCAACATTTTTCGTATTCCTTTAAAAGAATATTAGTAAATTTTATATAGGATCGGAATCTCTTTATAAAGGTTCTGATTCTCTTATACAGTGTTCAGgcgtatatactttttttttaattggtgTATAAAATTAATGTGAGGATGCTGCTCTTattgtttttaagtgtgtgtgtgtgtgtgtgtgtgtgtgtgtgtgtgtgtgtgtgtgtgtgttctagccATCACCTCAAGTTGCATCTAAATTCATCACTTCAGTCACTTCCTCATCATTACTTCTGCGTCATGCTTactttctcttacttatttatgactctctctctctctctctctctctctctctctctctctctctctctgggaagaaATATAGTATCGTTTGATGATTAATAAATACCGGTGCAGTGAAAATGGGTGACATGTTTACTACTGCCGgacgggagtgagggagggagagagggaggaagggatggagggatggagggaagaggaaggtaagagaatAATTACCTCCTTGAGAGATAGCgaagagaaaggagtaaagaTGAATGTGTATAATTGTGATGAgagtgaagatgatgaagaaaaactgGTCATTGtctctattattactattactattattattattattattattattattattattattatcattgttattcgtGTTGGTAATTCTAAAATGTTCACAGTATAAGatgattttataattttcagttttctctcgGGAATTTTCGAGTTAAATTAAATGTCACCTTTACAGTATGTCTCTAATTCGTGTCCACTGTTACACCTgtaataaatatcaaggtaatGCGCGGAGGTGGTCATAATGTACCCGTGTGTGCCGCTCCTTGCCTCGCCGCCTGCCTAATTACACCAGTTTGGCTGCGTTTAATATATgtgaagactgtgtgtgtgtgtgtgtgtgtgtgtgtgtgtgtgtgtgtgtgttgcgttttGAATTGAACCACTGGTGTTGCAGGTGTGGTGCATATTTCGAGGTGTTGTCTTGTTTTCCGTATTCAATTCCGTATTCTAATTTTGCCAGACTACACCAGTATAAGATTAcgatggtggtgagggtggtggtaccggtggtggttgtggtggtgcacgAAGAAGCAGGTGTTGGCGATAGTATTTGTGGTGATGaatatagtggtagtggtggtggtggtggtggtggtggtggtggtggtggtaaccaACACTACAAAGAAACAGTAACACTTAACACTTTTCACAGCGGAGAATAATGTTTAAATTTGACACTTGTTAACATTATTAATTTAGAATGAGGGATgtctggtatgtgtgtgtgtgtgtgtgtgtgtgtgtgtgtgtgtgtgtgtgtgtgtgtgtgtccatgaatGGTGAAGAAGGTGAATGTGCGGCGGGCTGCATGCGAGTCCCTGGTCAAGGGCTAAGTGGATCCTTACCTGTGATTGGCGCCAGGGCCGACAAGTGGTGCGCCATGGCTGCCGTCCGTTCCAGGGGCGTGAGTCCCGCTAACCAGGGAAGAGGCGCGCCGCCCATGTGTGGCAGCATGGCTCCCAGGGCGCCGCCAGGCCCTGCACCGCCCATGGAGGGCCGGTGTGCTGGCACGCGGATGACGCTGCCTGGTCCGCCCATGGGCGCCAGTGTCGCTTGCGACCCAAGGCCCGCTGCTACGGCGGCCGCGGCAGCGCTCATGGGCGGCACCAGGTTAAAGGGCGGCAGCAGACCGCCTGCGCCCATGAAGGGCATGTGGGTGTAGGTGAAGGGCTGGAAGGGACGCGCATCGCCCTCCTCATCGTCACCCTCGCCTTCAGGCTCGCTGCCGCCGCAGCTCAGCCTCTCGCGGTCGTCCCCATCTCGCTCTTCCCGATCCCCCCGGTCACTGCCCCTCTCACTGTCCCTCTCGCCCCTTTCACTGTCCCTTTCACTGCGGCCGCCGCCATATCCTTCgctctcccgctcctcctcgCTGGCCTCCTCCAGCAGGCGGTGGCGGAGCGCCGCCGCGCGCCCCGATGACTCCAAGAGCGACGAGATACTGAAGGAGAGCCGCCCATGGCCGCCCTTGGGGCTGCGGGCGTCACCGTGGCggacgtgggcgtgggcgtgcagGGCCTCCTCCCGGCTTAGGTCGAGCGGGGAGCCGGCGCGGGCAGGGCGCGCCGGGGCGGGCGAGGCCTCGCGACTCAGCGCCCCGCCGCCGCACAGGTCCTCGTGCTGGCGCTCCTCCGCCGACATGGCGGTCATCCTGGCtactctctcgctctcactctcgCCGTGGCAGCCGCTCACACCCGTCTAATCTGTATTCTCCATTACCAATGTCCTCTTGGGGCTGCGACACGCTCCCATCTTGGCATGCGGCCGCGCTTAGGACACCATTAAAATCACAACCGACATAACAAGATTTACCTTCACTACAAGCCAAACTCAAACACGGAATGCATCAAATCCATCTTTCAGGAGCCATTTTCCTCTCGTGAACGATGATTGGGCGAGCGCCAGGCCCCGCCCCTCGCCCTCATTGGGCGGCGCGGGCGTGGCTCCGCCCTCACCGGGCTGGGTTCATATTGGTAAGCGAATTATGGGCTACTGAACTATAATTAGAGTAAATTACATCAAGATATTAATTCAGTTCATTCTATGCTGAGAAAATATTAGGAGTGAGCGCAATTTAATGAAAATGGGCGCCTACTTGTACCTAATGCACCTTGGGGGACGATCACTCTGATATTCCGGCCAATTTTGTAGGTAACCACGAATTAAAAAGCTGAAACTTCCATAACCGGATCCGTAATTACGTGTTATCCGGACTCAGGCAGCGGTCTGAATGTGAATATTAAGCGGACATTACCGAAACATATTGAAACAGCGCCCGCCGGGAAACCCGCCGCCAGGaccattgtttttctcttttcttagcgAGGAATCACCTTCATCAGCGGCCTAATTTCTGATAATTGCCTCCCAAGTTGGTCCGGACGGCGGGGCGGCGGCCTCGGCCTCCTGCCAGGGAGGACAGACGCCCACTCCCGCCCACCccatcccccctccctctctccaccctcaATCCCTAGTCCCgccccgcctctccctcccaaTCCCCGCCCTGtgcctccccgccccgccccgccccgccccggcccggcccttcccgcccctccacaccaccatcataatcacaccacctcatcctcctgatcctcctcacAACAACCACCCGCCACCCTCATCAAAGCATTtctcccacctccacctccacctgcctgccattcctccacccctcctcccctccacttgCCCCTCCACCAGCGATGAGTCTCCTAAGTTTGCCCGAGACACTGAGGCCGAAAGGTGATCTTGTCCGACAAaccgcctggaggaggaggaggaaggttatgATGACGTAGCTACTCTCTTTGCGGTAAAATACTTCCCCCCATGCGGTAATTACaccccctcctcacccctccctctctgtcccttTTTTGCGGTAAATTTGCCTGCATTTAGCGGTGGATAAGTCCTGTTCTGGGGGGAGTAAGTGGTGCTTTCGGCAAATTAATGTTCTTTTCGGTACACAAGTCCTCCTTTGCGGTAACTCGGCGTCGTTGTGGTAAGAATAGTCGCagggaaagacagggaagagagggagtttGTCTTCGTTTGTCTTCATGTTCCTGCGGTGTTGCGGTGAAAAATTATCGTCTTActggagtgtttgtgtttgctgtCCTGCGTCTcttacttaaccctttcagtactgggacacatttttaccttgaaatgtGTGTAtgatagaccattttattgacattaggaatagtCTATggagggtcagaagattaatggccagagtctccactaATGCAATCCTCCagtgaagctgtatgaaatcaccaaaaaacagtaagcagaatgaatatagaaacgcgtcattgtactgaaagggttaaaacagCCCAATTTAAAGATTTCAAGGCATTTGTcactgtcttttggctaactctatcagacCTGTAAggggctggcaactaagtgggcattttttctatcttctatttgCCCTTGGTCGACTCTCTTCTTACATAACAAAATCTCATCACAAGCATCGTAAGAGCTGACATACACTGCTTTGTTTTTCCATtgtgtttcctttgtgttcctttgtgatgTGCAGAGCTACATGATAGAAGACCAACATGTTAGATTAGATTCTCTTATTTGTTACTTTGTTTTTCTCAGACTCCATATAATGTGTATCGCACCGATCACGTGGACAATttgttcctcctgctcctgttcttctttcgtcttctttgttttgcattcttctcttcatatttgTTCCTCTGTTATTTAATTTGCAGcttgttttcactttttatcAATGAATTACActgtatccctcctcctcctcctcctcctcctcctcctcctcctcctcctttttttttagtgtactATAGATAGCAGCATTTCTCTGTCAatctttcctctcacattttttacttcctcttcctcagtcttttcctgttttttcctttcttgaatcTCATTGTCCTTTTGCCTTGAACTcatagaatctgtagtggtagcagtcaCTCAGACAGCCTCGTTACACCACCACGGCTGTTCCTATCTGTTCtttcatttgtattcctttgtattcctcctaatgctgttcctcctcctcctcctcctcctcctcctcctcctcctcctcctcctcctcctcctcctcctccgtcccatCATTCTCATTTTCCGACCTTCTGCCTCACTCTAGTATTAAAAGCTCCATAGAACAGCGTGCACTAGTAAGGCACGTAACCTTGTAATAAGTTAATTGATTTCCTGTTACCTGGCGTACCTGGTGTccctttgtcctctctctctctctcttcctcttcctcttcctcatcctcatccccctcctccttaattctcttcctcctcttcttccttccttccttccttcccctcatctacTTTATTGGCATTCTTGGTTTTACtctttaataagtttgatagttttcttgcctatctttcttttcctcctcttcctcctcctcctcctcttcctcctcctcttccttctcctactccacctctttctctttctcccagtCAAGACAGATGGGTAAACATACAGAAAtactgacagacagagaaacgaaaacacacacacacacacacacacacacacacacacacacacacacacacacacacacacacaccagtcttaTCATACTTTATCATATCTTTCCTCTTTGATCGCTGTTGCTTTACGATGGACGCAATCTCCTTCTCGCCAATATTTAAGAGTCGAGTCAGTGCGTCGCCTTTGAACGCCCTCCAGAGTTACGACTTCGTGAGTAAGAGCGAGGGCGGGAAACAGAGGCGAGAATGTGATTGTGGTAATAGTTAGGGTGGCGGGAATGGTAATATTGATAGTTgtaatgttggtagtggtggtggtgggtgtttatGAGTGTGTGGGAACGAGGTGGGACAACAAAATGGGTGTGAATGAATAGAATGAATGTgaataagcaaaaaagaaaaaaatgtggaaatgtgAAGTGAAATCAAAGTTGAATTattactgtcctcctcctcctcctcctcctcctcctcctcctcctcctcctcctcctcctcctcctcctcctcctccttttttctcaccaccttattttcctatcattttttttactctctatctccttcattctccttaaGTCCAGGTGACGATGGATTTAATCTCCTCCCAGCGTCACAATCCCTCTCCAATCCGCCAGCCGCcacaccttcacctctccctccctccccactaaTCCGTAATCCCTAATCCGTGGTCCATCACACGTTTGGAGTTTGTGGAAT
The Portunus trituberculatus isolate SZX2019 chromosome 23, ASM1759143v1, whole genome shotgun sequence genome window above contains:
- the LOC123507733 gene encoding T-cell leukemia homeobox protein 2-like isoform X2, yielding MTAMSAEERQHEDLCGGGALSREASPAPARPARAGSPLDLSREEALHAHAHVRHGDARSPKGGHGRLSFSISSLLESSGRAAALRHRLLEEASEEERESEGYGGGRSERDSERGERDSERGSDRGDREERDGDDRERLSCGGSEPEGEGDDEEGDARPFQPFTYTHMPFMGAGGLLPPFNLVPPMSAAAAAVAAGLGSQATLAPMGGPGSVIRVPAHRPSMGGAGPGGALGAMLPHMGGAPLPWLAGLTPLERTAAMAHHLSALAPITGPFGFPRRIGHPYQSRTPPKRKKPRTSFTRVQVNELEKRFNKQKYLASSERAQLAKQLKMTDAQVKTWFQNRRTKWRRQEAEDREQERNATNRLMLGISPEGSAKPLYPSSDDSSLTPLPSVQVQNASPTLPAV
- the LOC123507733 gene encoding T-cell leukemia homeobox protein 2-like isoform X1, with translation MTAMSAEERQHEDLCGGGALSREASPAPARPARAGSPLDLSREEALHAHAHVRHGDARSPKGGHGRLSFSISSLLESSGRAAALRHRLLEEASEEERESEGYGGGRSERDSERGERDSERGSDRGDREERDGDDRERLSCGGSEPEGEGDDEEGDARPFQPFTYTHMPFMGAGGLLPPFNLVPPMSAAAAAVAAGLGSQATLAPMGGPGSVIRVPAHRPSMGGAGPGGALGAMLPHMGGAPLPWLAGLTPLERTAAMAHHLSALAPITGPFGFPRRIGHPYQSRTPPKRKKPRTSFTRVQVNELEKRFNKQKYLASSERAQLAKQLKMTDAQVKTWFQNRRTKWRKSNSCFPDRRQEAEDREQERNATNRLMLGISPEGSAKPLYPSSDDSSLTPLPSVQVQNASPTLPAV